One genomic segment of Streptomyces niveus includes these proteins:
- the pta gene encoding phosphate acetyltransferase, which translates to MTRSVYVTGIERGDGRQVVELGVMELLTRQVDRVGVFRPLVHANGPDRLFDLLRARYRLSQDPASGYGLGYAEAAGIQADGGTDELVSQLVRRFHEVAREYEVVLVLGTDFADTQLPDELSLNARLANEFGASVIPVVGAKGQHAESVQAEARNAHRAYAVLGCDILAMVVNRVAPEDRDAIDAQLRQQLPVPCYTLPDEAALAAPTVSQITRALGGTVLLGDEAGLARDALDFVFGGAMLPNLLGALTPGCLLVTPGDRADLVVGALAAHSAGTPPIAGVLLTLDERPADSVLTLASKLAPGTPVVSVVAGSFPTAGELFALEGKLSADTPRKAETALGLFERYADTGDLLARMSVARSGRVTPMMFEHDLLEQARAVRRRVVLPEGTEERVLRAADVLLRRDVCDLTLLGDVDVIVKKAADLGIDLAGTQIVDPATDELRQRFAERYAELRAHRGVTVELAYDVVADVNYFGTLMVDAGLADGMVSGSVHSTAATIRPAFEIIKTVTPSSSVSSVFFMCLADKVLVYGDCAVIPDPDAAQLADIAVQAAATAARFGVEPRIAMLSYSTGTSGSGADVDKVREATKLVRTARPELKIEGPIQYDAAVEPSVAATKLPESEVAGRATVLIFPDLNTGNNTYKAVQRSAGAVAVGPVMQGLRKPVNDLSRGALVQDIVNTVAITAVQAQGDGA; encoded by the coding sequence GTGACTCGCAGCGTGTACGTGACCGGGATCGAACGCGGAGACGGCAGGCAGGTCGTCGAGCTGGGAGTCATGGAGCTTCTGACCCGCCAGGTGGACCGGGTGGGCGTGTTCCGTCCGCTGGTCCACGCCAACGGCCCCGACCGGCTGTTCGACCTGCTGCGCGCCCGTTACCGGCTCTCGCAGGACCCGGCGTCCGGCTACGGCCTCGGCTACGCGGAGGCCGCCGGGATCCAGGCCGACGGCGGTACGGACGAGCTGGTCTCACAGCTCGTCCGGCGCTTCCACGAGGTCGCGCGGGAGTACGAGGTCGTGCTCGTCCTCGGCACCGACTTCGCCGACACCCAGCTGCCCGACGAGCTGTCGCTCAACGCGCGGCTGGCCAACGAGTTCGGCGCCTCGGTGATACCGGTGGTCGGCGCCAAGGGCCAGCACGCCGAATCCGTGCAGGCCGAGGCGCGCAACGCCCACCGGGCGTACGCCGTGCTGGGCTGCGACATCCTCGCGATGGTCGTGAACCGGGTCGCCCCCGAGGACCGCGACGCGATCGACGCGCAGTTGCGGCAGCAGCTGCCGGTGCCCTGCTACACGCTGCCCGACGAGGCGGCGCTGGCCGCTCCGACCGTCTCGCAGATCACGCGGGCCCTCGGCGGCACGGTGCTGCTCGGGGACGAGGCCGGTCTGGCGCGCGACGCGCTCGACTTCGTCTTCGGCGGCGCGATGCTGCCGAATCTGCTGGGCGCCCTGACTCCGGGCTGTCTGCTGGTCACACCGGGCGACCGCGCTGATCTGGTGGTGGGCGCGCTCGCCGCGCACTCGGCGGGCACACCGCCCATCGCGGGCGTGCTGCTGACGCTGGACGAGCGGCCCGCCGATTCGGTCCTCACCCTCGCCTCCAAGCTCGCGCCCGGCACACCGGTCGTCTCGGTGGTCGCGGGGTCCTTCCCCACGGCGGGTGAACTGTTCGCGCTGGAAGGCAAGTTGAGCGCCGATACGCCGCGCAAGGCGGAGACGGCGCTGGGTCTCTTCGAGCGGTACGCGGACACCGGCGATCTGCTGGCGCGGATGTCGGTGGCGCGCAGCGGCCGGGTGACGCCGATGATGTTCGAGCACGATCTGCTGGAGCAGGCCCGCGCCGTACGCCGCCGGGTCGTCCTGCCGGAGGGCACGGAGGAACGGGTGCTGCGCGCGGCCGATGTGCTGCTGCGCCGCGACGTCTGCGACCTGACGCTCCTCGGGGACGTCGACGTCATCGTCAAGAAGGCCGCCGATCTCGGTATCGACCTGGCGGGCACGCAGATCGTCGACCCGGCGACGGACGAGCTCCGGCAGCGGTTCGCCGAGCGTTACGCCGAGCTGCGCGCGCACCGGGGCGTGACGGTGGAGCTGGCGTACGACGTGGTGGCCGACGTGAACTACTTCGGGACGCTGATGGTCGACGCGGGGCTCGCGGACGGCATGGTGTCGGGCTCCGTGCACTCCACGGCGGCCACGATCCGCCCGGCGTTCGAGATCATCAAGACGGTCACGCCCTCGTCGAGCGTCTCCTCGGTGTTCTTCATGTGCCTGGCCGACAAGGTGCTGGTGTACGGCGACTGCGCGGTGATCCCGGACCCGGACGCGGCGCAGCTCGCGGACATCGCGGTGCAGGCGGCCGCGACCGCCGCCCGGTTCGGCGTCGAGCCGCGGATCGCGATGCTCTCGTACTCGACGGGGACCTCGGGTTCGGGCGCCGACGTCGACAAGGTGCGCGAGGCGACGAAGCTGGTGCGCACCGCGCGGCCCGAGCTGAAGATCGAGGGGCCGATCCAGTACGACGCGGCGGTGGAGCCGTCCGTCGCCGCGACGAAGCTGCCGGAGTCGGAGGTGGCGGGGCGCGCGACGGTGCTGATCTTCCCCGACCTGAACACCGGCAACAACACGTACAAGGCCGTGCAGCGTTCGGCGGGCGCGGTGGCGGTGGGTCCCGTGATGCAGGGGCTGCGCAAGCCGGTGAACGACCTCTCGCGCGGCGCCCTGGTGCAGGACATCGTGAACACCGTCGCCATCACCGCCGTCCAGGCTCAGGGCGACGGCGCGTGA
- a CDS encoding acetate kinase: protein MTSQATRVLVLNSGSSSVKYQLLDMRDGTRLAVGLVERIGESASRLVHTPSGDGAGRRERTGRIADHERALEAVAEELALDGMGIDSPELAAIGHRVVHGGLEFSAPTVIDDAVLAEIERLVPVAPLHNPANITGIRTARALRPDLPQVAVFDTAFHTTMPEHAARYAIDVATADAHRIRRYGFHGTSHAYVSRRAAELLGRAPEELNLIVLHLGNGASASAVAGGRCVDTSMGLTPLEGLVMGTRSGDIDPAVVFHLERVAGMDTDEIDELLNKKSGLTGLCGDNDMREIRRRVDAGDAAATLAFDIYIHRLKKYIGAYYAVLGRVDAVVFTAGVGENAAPVREAAIAGLGELGLVVDAELNAVRSGEPRLVSPENARVAVAVVPTDEEMEIARQTFALVDA from the coding sequence GTGACCTCGCAGGCCACCCGAGTCCTCGTACTCAACTCCGGTTCCTCCTCGGTGAAGTACCAGCTGCTGGACATGCGCGACGGCACCCGTCTCGCCGTCGGCCTCGTCGAGCGCATCGGCGAGAGCGCGTCGCGGCTGGTGCACACGCCGTCGGGCGACGGCGCGGGCCGGCGCGAGCGCACGGGGCGGATCGCCGACCACGAGCGGGCGTTGGAGGCGGTCGCCGAGGAACTGGCCCTGGACGGCATGGGTATCGACTCCCCCGAGCTGGCGGCGATCGGCCACCGCGTGGTGCACGGCGGGCTGGAGTTCAGCGCGCCGACGGTGATCGACGACGCCGTGCTCGCGGAGATCGAGCGGCTGGTGCCGGTGGCGCCGCTGCACAACCCGGCGAACATCACCGGCATCAGGACCGCGCGGGCGCTGCGCCCCGATCTGCCGCAGGTCGCCGTCTTCGACACCGCGTTCCACACGACGATGCCGGAGCACGCGGCGCGGTACGCGATCGACGTCGCGACGGCCGACGCGCACCGCATCCGGCGCTACGGCTTCCACGGCACGTCGCACGCGTATGTCTCCCGGCGGGCCGCCGAGCTGCTGGGCCGCGCGCCCGAGGAGCTGAACCTGATCGTGCTGCACCTGGGCAACGGGGCGTCCGCGTCGGCCGTCGCGGGCGGGCGCTGTGTGGACACCTCGATGGGGCTGACCCCCTTGGAGGGGCTGGTGATGGGTACGCGCTCCGGCGACATCGATCCTGCGGTGGTCTTCCATCTGGAGCGCGTGGCCGGAATGGACACCGACGAGATCGACGAACTGCTGAACAAGAAGAGCGGGTTGACGGGGCTCTGCGGTGACAACGACATGCGGGAGATCCGCCGCCGGGTCGACGCGGGTGACGCCGCGGCGACGCTGGCCTTCGATATTTACATCCACCGTCTGAAGAAGTACATCGGCGCCTATTACGCGGTGCTCGGCCGGGTGGACGCGGTGGTGTTCACCGCGGGCGTCGGCGAGAACGCGGCGCCGGTGCGGGAGGCCGCGATCGCCGGGCTCGGGGAGTTGGGGCTGGTCGTCGACGCGGAACTCAACGCCGTACGGTCCGGCGAGCCGCGCCTCGTGTCGCCGGAGAACGCGCGCGTCGCCGTCGCCGTGGTGCCGACCGATGAGGAAATGGAGATCGCCCGCCAGACCTTCGCACTGGTCGACGCCTGA
- the pyk gene encoding pyruvate kinase gives MRRSKIVCTLGPAVDSYEQLKSLIEAGMNVARLNMSHGSHPEHEERYHRVRKAAEATGRAVGVLVDLQGPKIRLETFAEGPVELVRGDEFVITTEDVAGDKGICGTTYKGLPGDVAKGDQVLINDGNVELRVTEVEGPRVRTLVVEGGVISDHKGINLPGTAVNVPALSEKDVEDLRFALRMGCDMIALSFVRDADDINDVHKIMDEEGRRVPVIAKVEKPQAVANMEAVVAAFDSIMVARGDLAVEYPLEKVPMVQKRLIELCRRNAKPVIVATQMMESMITNSRPTRAEASDVANAILDGADAVMLSAESSVGAYPVETVKTMSKIVVAAETELLSKGLQPLVPGKKPRTQGGSVARAACEIADFLGGKALIAFTQSGDTARRLSRYRTCQPILAFTTDEATRNQLSLSWGVESFVVPHVNTTDAMVDLVDAELLKLQRYSESDTMIITAGSPPGVPGTTNMVRVHHLGDTVTQS, from the coding sequence ATGCGCCGTTCCAAAATCGTCTGCACACTAGGCCCCGCCGTCGACTCGTACGAGCAGCTGAAGTCGCTCATCGAGGCCGGTATGAACGTGGCCCGACTGAATATGAGCCACGGGTCCCACCCCGAGCACGAGGAGCGGTACCACCGCGTCCGGAAGGCGGCCGAGGCCACCGGCCGGGCCGTGGGCGTGCTCGTCGACCTCCAGGGCCCGAAGATCCGGCTGGAGACCTTCGCCGAGGGTCCCGTCGAGCTGGTGCGCGGTGACGAGTTCGTCATCACCACCGAGGATGTCGCCGGTGACAAGGGCATCTGCGGCACCACCTACAAGGGCCTGCCCGGGGACGTCGCGAAGGGCGACCAGGTCCTGATCAACGACGGCAACGTCGAGCTGCGCGTGACCGAGGTCGAGGGCCCGCGGGTCAGGACCCTGGTCGTCGAGGGCGGGGTCATCTCCGACCACAAGGGCATCAACCTGCCGGGTACGGCGGTCAATGTCCCGGCGCTCTCCGAGAAGGACGTCGAGGACCTGCGCTTCGCCCTGCGGATGGGCTGCGACATGATCGCGCTGTCCTTCGTGCGCGACGCGGACGACATCAACGACGTCCACAAGATCATGGACGAGGAGGGCCGCCGGGTCCCCGTCATCGCGAAGGTCGAGAAGCCGCAGGCCGTCGCCAACATGGAGGCCGTCGTCGCGGCGTTCGACAGCATCATGGTCGCGCGTGGCGACCTGGCGGTCGAGTACCCGCTCGAAAAGGTCCCGATGGTGCAGAAGCGCCTCATCGAGCTGTGCCGCCGCAACGCCAAGCCGGTGATCGTGGCGACCCAGATGATGGAGTCGATGATCACCAACTCCCGCCCGACGCGCGCCGAGGCGTCGGACGTGGCGAACGCGATCCTGGACGGGGCCGACGCGGTGATGCTGTCGGCGGAGTCGTCCGTCGGCGCGTATCCGGTCGAGACGGTCAAGACGATGTCGAAGATCGTCGTCGCGGCCGAGACGGAGCTGCTGTCCAAGGGCCTCCAGCCGCTGGTGCCGGGCAAGAAGCCCCGTACGCAGGGTGGTTCGGTCGCCCGCGCGGCCTGCGAGATCGCGGACTTCCTGGGCGGCAAGGCGCTGATCGCCTTCACCCAGTCCGGCGACACGGCCCGCCGCCTGTCGCGCTACCGCACCTGTCAGCCGATCCTCGCCTTCACGACGGACGAGGCGACGCGCAACCAGCTCTCGCTGAGCTGGGGCGTCGAGTCCTTCGTCGTACCGCACGTGAACACCACGGACGCGATGGTCGACCTGGTGGACGCGGAGCTGCTGAAGCTCCAGCGCTACAGCGAGTCGGACACGATGATCATCACGGCCGGCTCCCCGCCGGGCGTCCCCGGCACGACGAACATGGTCCGCGTCCACCACCTGGGCGACACGGTCACCCAGAGCTGA
- a CDS encoding DUF6114 domain-containing protein, which yields MSAEPSDPRGRFTYWRLRFRAWRGTRPFWAGLLAILSGVPIVYFPYAELKLGHLTLTMATTAGAGSLIIGVLLATLGLTMWFQSIVRVFAGVATIMLGLVSIPVANIGGFGFGFLLALIGGALSISWAPGRPPGSDEEHDDRADDRSDKHAAVRQQTFAPDGGAVDHGTPDGGGDGPFLPGPSDGDPNLTETTAHANGGRNSAG from the coding sequence ATGAGCGCCGAGCCTTCGGATCCCCGCGGCCGATTCACTTACTGGCGGCTGCGCTTCCGCGCCTGGCGGGGTACTCGGCCGTTCTGGGCGGGGTTGTTGGCGATCCTCAGCGGGGTGCCGATCGTCTACTTCCCTTACGCCGAGCTGAAGTTGGGCCATCTCACGCTGACGATGGCCACCACGGCGGGCGCGGGCTCGCTGATCATCGGTGTCCTGCTGGCCACCCTGGGACTGACGATGTGGTTCCAGAGCATCGTGCGGGTGTTCGCCGGCGTCGCCACCATCATGCTGGGACTCGTCTCCATACCCGTGGCCAACATCGGCGGATTCGGCTTCGGTTTCCTGCTCGCCCTCATAGGCGGAGCCCTGTCCATCTCCTGGGCGCCGGGCCGGCCCCCGGGATCCGACGAGGAGCACGACGACCGGGCCGACGACCGGTCGGACAAGCACGCCGCCGTACGACAGCAGACGTTCGCACCCGACGGCGGAGCGGTCGACCACGGCACCCCGGACGGGGGTGGGGACGGCCCTTTTCTCCCCGGCCCGTCTGACGGGGACCCGAATCTGACGGAGACGACTGCCCATGCCAACGGCGGGAGGAACAGTGCGGGGTGA
- a CDS encoding DUF6230 family protein, translated as MESQARGGTRWKRFAVVMVPSVAATAAIGVALAQGALAASFSVSGQSFKVSADQLVGQDFVQYGSLADGTDLKGNKTVHPVAVSGFSSATISNMCQSVVTPDVPVFGSISLELRAGQESSKPVKATNLYLDVAKLEADAKFKNIDIGVAAGDTRIQPGTEKKVNPFGFAQRAEEATLTDVKQTAWATTAGTFELSGLSLKLHKGTKECY; from the coding sequence ATGGAGTCCCAAGCACGTGGCGGGACCAGATGGAAGCGGTTCGCCGTCGTCATGGTGCCGAGCGTGGCCGCGACGGCCGCGATAGGTGTCGCTCTCGCACAGGGCGCGCTCGCCGCGTCGTTCAGTGTGTCGGGGCAGAGTTTCAAGGTCTCGGCCGACCAGTTGGTGGGCCAGGACTTCGTTCAGTACGGAAGCCTCGCCGACGGCACCGATCTCAAGGGCAACAAGACCGTCCACCCGGTGGCCGTTTCCGGTTTCAGCTCGGCCACGATCAGCAACATGTGCCAGTCGGTGGTCACTCCGGACGTCCCGGTCTTCGGCAGCATCAGCCTTGAGCTGCGGGCAGGCCAGGAGAGCTCGAAGCCGGTCAAGGCGACCAACCTGTATCTGGACGTCGCCAAGCTCGAAGCCGACGCCAAGTTCAAGAACATCGACATCGGTGTGGCGGCCGGCGACACGAGGATCCAGCCGGGGACCGAGAAGAAGGTCAACCCCTTCGGCTTCGCACAGCGCGCCGAAGAGGCGACGCTGACCGATGTGAAGCAGACGGCGTGGGCGACCACGGCCGGCACCTTCGAGCTCAGCGGTCTGAGTCTGAAGCTGCACAAGGGCACCAAGGAGTGCTACTAG
- a CDS encoding tetratricopeptide repeat protein, giving the protein MQPRNMSMSGVVDLAAVKAAGEAKAKAEQARAEAARRGDTGAVPPSSLVIDVDEAGFERDVLQRSAEVPVVIDFWAEWCEPCKQLSPVLERLAREYNGRFVLAKVDVDANQMLMQQFQIQGIPAVFAVVAGQALPLFQGAAPEAQIRETLDQLIQVGEQRFGLTGITVDAEGAEPGADAEPEERVGPYDALLEAAVRALDADDFGGAAQAYRNVLADDPGNTEAKLGLAQAELLSRVKGMDPQQVRKEAAERADDVPAQIAAADLDLVGGHVEDAFGRLVEAVRRTAGEDRDAARLRLLELFEVIGSDDPRVTAARQALARVLF; this is encoded by the coding sequence ATGCAGCCTAGGAACATGTCCATGAGCGGCGTCGTCGATCTCGCCGCGGTGAAGGCGGCCGGTGAGGCCAAGGCCAAGGCCGAGCAGGCCCGCGCCGAGGCGGCCCGTCGGGGCGACACCGGTGCCGTACCCCCCTCCAGTCTTGTGATCGACGTCGATGAGGCGGGCTTCGAGCGCGATGTCCTCCAGCGCTCCGCCGAGGTCCCGGTCGTCATCGACTTCTGGGCCGAGTGGTGCGAGCCGTGCAAGCAGCTCAGTCCCGTACTGGAGCGGCTGGCCCGTGAGTACAACGGCCGGTTCGTTCTCGCCAAGGTCGACGTCGACGCCAACCAGATGCTGATGCAGCAGTTTCAGATCCAGGGCATCCCCGCGGTCTTCGCCGTGGTGGCGGGCCAGGCGCTGCCCCTCTTCCAGGGCGCGGCCCCCGAGGCCCAGATCCGCGAGACGCTGGACCAGTTGATCCAGGTCGGCGAGCAGCGCTTCGGCCTCACCGGCATCACGGTCGACGCCGAGGGCGCGGAGCCCGGCGCGGACGCCGAGCCGGAGGAGCGGGTGGGTCCGTACGACGCGCTGCTCGAAGCCGCCGTACGCGCGCTGGACGCCGACGACTTCGGCGGCGCCGCGCAGGCGTACCGGAACGTGCTCGCCGACGATCCCGGCAACACCGAGGCGAAGCTCGGTCTCGCCCAGGCCGAACTGCTCTCCCGGGTGAAGGGGATGGACCCGCAGCAGGTGCGCAAGGAGGCGGCGGAGCGGGCGGACGACGTCCCCGCGCAGATCGCCGCCGCCGACCTCGATCTGGTCGGGGGTCATGTGGAGGACGCCTTCGGCCGGTTGGTCGAGGCCGTCCGGCGCACGGCGGGTGAGGACCGGGACGCGGCGCGGCTGCGACTGCTCGAACTCTTCGAGGTGATCGGCTCGGACGACCCCCGGGTGACCGCGGCACGACAGGCACTTGCCAGGGTCCTTTTCTGA
- a CDS encoding TetR/AcrR family transcriptional regulator: MLSRSHRSPNRSGRPRSAAADTAILLATRAALVELGWSKLSMGDVAARAGVAKTTLYRRWASKNELVVDAVAVLFDEIEIHDRGSLSADIEGVVLQFAALLERPETKTALMAVVAESTRDDALRDRIRTAIVDRQKGLVLKGRERAQARGELAYESDPEAAARNADLIFDVIAGAVVHRTLVSAERVDEDWARGFTLLLVTGLGGIQGP; encoded by the coding sequence ATGCTGAGCCGCAGCCACCGCAGCCCCAACCGTTCCGGCCGTCCCCGCAGTGCCGCGGCGGACACGGCGATCCTGCTGGCGACGCGGGCCGCGCTGGTGGAACTGGGCTGGTCCAAGCTGTCGATGGGCGACGTCGCCGCGCGCGCGGGCGTCGCCAAGACCACTCTCTACCGGCGCTGGGCGAGCAAGAACGAGTTGGTGGTCGACGCGGTCGCCGTCCTCTTCGACGAGATCGAGATCCATGACCGGGGCAGCCTCAGCGCCGACATCGAGGGCGTCGTGCTCCAGTTCGCCGCGCTGCTGGAGCGGCCGGAGACCAAGACGGCGCTGATGGCGGTGGTCGCCGAGTCGACACGGGACGACGCGCTGCGCGACCGGATCCGTACGGCGATCGTCGACCGGCAGAAGGGCCTGGTGCTCAAGGGGCGTGAACGGGCGCAGGCACGGGGCGAGTTGGCGTACGAGAGCGATCCCGAGGCGGCGGCCCGCAACGCCGACCTGATCTTCGACGTGATCGCGGGCGCCGTGGTGCACCGGACGCTGGTGAGCGCCGAGCGGGTTGACGAGGACTGGGCGCGCGGCTTCACGCTGCTGCTGGTGACGGGGCTGGGCGGGATCCAGGGGCCCTGA
- a CDS encoding acyl-CoA mutase large subunit family protein, which translates to MDAHAQAETAAIEEGRRRWQARYDKARKRDADFSTLSGDPVEPVYGPRPGDTYEGFERIGWPGEYPFTRGLHATGYRGRTWTIRQFAGFGNARQTNERYKTILANGGGGLSVAFDMPTLMGRDSDDPRSLGEVGHCGVAIDSAADMEILFGDLPLGDVTTSMTISGPAVPVFCMYLVAAERQGIDPSVLNGTLQTDIFKEYIAQKEWLFQPEPHLRLIGDLMEHCAASIPAYKPLSVSGYHIREAGATAAQELAYTLADGFGYVELGLSRGMDVDVFAPGLSFFFDAHLDFFEEIAKFRAARRIWARWMKEMYGAKTDKAQWLRFHTQTAGVSLTAQQPYNNVVRTAVEALSAVLGGTNSLHTNALDETLALPSEQAAEIALRTQQVLMEETGVANVADPLGGSWYVEQLTDRIEADAEKIFEQIKERGLRAHPDGRHPIGPITSGILRGIEDGWFTGEIAESAFQYQRALEKGDKRVVGVNVHHGSVTGDLEILRVSHEVERDQVAELAERKSARDDAAVRTALDAMLASARDGSNMIGPMLEAVRAEATLGEICGVLRDEWGTYTEPPGF; encoded by the coding sequence ATGGACGCTCACGCGCAGGCCGAGACCGCAGCGATCGAGGAGGGCCGCCGGCGCTGGCAGGCCCGTTACGACAAGGCCCGCAAGCGGGACGCGGACTTCTCCACGCTCTCGGGTGACCCCGTCGAGCCGGTCTACGGACCGCGCCCGGGTGACACGTACGAGGGATTCGAGCGGATCGGCTGGCCCGGTGAGTACCCCTTCACCCGTGGCCTGCACGCGACCGGCTACCGGGGCCGTACGTGGACGATCCGCCAGTTCGCCGGCTTCGGCAACGCGCGCCAGACCAACGAGCGCTACAAGACCATCCTCGCCAACGGCGGCGGCGGTCTCTCCGTCGCCTTCGACATGCCGACCCTCATGGGCCGCGACTCCGACGACCCGCGCTCCCTCGGCGAGGTCGGCCACTGCGGCGTCGCGATCGACTCCGCCGCCGACATGGAGATCCTCTTCGGCGATCTCCCGCTCGGGGACGTCACGACGTCCATGACCATCAGCGGTCCCGCCGTCCCGGTCTTCTGCATGTATCTGGTCGCCGCCGAGCGCCAGGGCATCGACCCCTCCGTACTGAACGGCACGCTCCAGACCGACATCTTCAAGGAGTACATCGCGCAGAAGGAGTGGCTCTTCCAGCCCGAGCCCCATCTGCGGCTGATCGGCGACCTGATGGAGCACTGCGCGGCGTCCATCCCCGCGTACAAGCCCCTCTCCGTCTCCGGCTACCACATCCGCGAGGCCGGGGCCACAGCCGCGCAGGAGCTGGCGTACACCCTCGCCGACGGCTTCGGCTACGTGGAGCTGGGCCTCTCGCGCGGCATGGACGTCGACGTCTTCGCCCCCGGTCTGTCCTTCTTCTTCGACGCGCACCTCGACTTCTTCGAGGAGATCGCCAAGTTCCGCGCCGCGCGCCGGATCTGGGCGCGCTGGATGAAGGAGATGTACGGCGCGAAGACGGACAAGGCGCAGTGGCTCCGCTTCCACACCCAGACGGCGGGTGTCTCGCTCACCGCGCAGCAGCCGTACAACAACGTCGTACGGACCGCGGTCGAGGCCCTGTCGGCGGTCCTCGGCGGCACGAACTCGCTGCACACCAACGCCCTGGACGAGACCCTGGCGCTCCCCAGCGAGCAGGCCGCCGAGATCGCGCTCCGTACCCAGCAGGTACTGATGGAGGAGACCGGCGTCGCCAACGTCGCGGACCCGCTGGGCGGTTCCTGGTACGTGGAGCAGCTCACCGACCGCATCGAGGCCGACGCGGAGAAGATCTTCGAGCAGATCAAGGAGCGCGGTCTGCGCGCCCACCCCGACGGGCGGCACCCCATCGGCCCGATCACGTCCGGCATTCTGCGCGGCATCGAGGACGGCTGGTTCACCGGCGAGATCGCCGAATCCGCCTTCCAGTACCAGCGCGCGCTGGAGAAGGGCGACAAGCGGGTCGTCGGCGTCAACGTCCACCACGGCTCGGTCACCGGCGACCTGGAGATCCTGCGGGTCAGCCACGAGGTCGAACGCGACCAGGTGGCGGAGCTGGCGGAACGCAAGTCGGCCCGTGACGACGCCGCCGTCCGTACGGCGCTTGACGCGATGCTGGCCTCCGCGCGCGACGGGTCGAACATGATCGGACCGATGCTGGAGGCCGTCCGCGCGGAGGCGACGCTGGGCGAGATCTGCGGCGTGCTGCGGGACGAGTGGGGCACCTACACGGAGCCGCCCGGATTCTGA
- a CDS encoding DUF3817 domain-containing protein has product MKQSILTRYRVMAYITAVWLLVFTVAIVLKYGFDTGDTMVISQIHGLLFIVYVVFAFDLGSKAKWSFGKLLWVLAAGCIPVASFFVEPKITREVQPLTVRDETAPVKA; this is encoded by the coding sequence ATGAAACAGAGCATCCTGACCCGCTACCGGGTCATGGCGTACATCACCGCCGTCTGGCTGCTGGTCTTCACCGTCGCCATCGTGCTGAAGTACGGCTTCGACACCGGCGACACCATGGTGATCTCCCAGATCCACGGTCTGCTCTTCATCGTCTACGTCGTCTTCGCCTTCGACCTGGGCTCCAAGGCGAAGTGGTCCTTCGGCAAGCTCCTGTGGGTGCTGGCGGCCGGCTGCATCCCGGTCGCCTCGTTCTTCGTCGAACCGAAGATCACCCGAGAGGTCCAGCCGCTGACCGTCCGGGACGAGACCGCCCCCGTCAAGGCCTGA
- a CDS encoding MarR family winged helix-turn-helix transcriptional regulator, with protein MSKPLSLAFDPIARADELWQQRWGPVPSMGAITSIMRAHQILLAEVDAVVRPYGLTFARYEALVLLTFSKAGELTMSKIGERLMVHPTSVTNTVDRLVKSGLVDKRPNPNDGRGTLASITDRGREVVEAATRDLMEMEFGLGAYDAEECAEIFAILRPLRISARDFEES; from the coding sequence GTGTCCAAGCCGCTCAGCCTTGCCTTCGATCCCATCGCCCGAGCCGACGAGCTCTGGCAGCAGCGCTGGGGCCCCGTGCCGTCGATGGGCGCCATCACATCGATCATGCGGGCCCACCAGATCCTGCTCGCCGAGGTCGACGCGGTGGTCAGACCGTACGGGCTGACCTTCGCGCGGTACGAGGCACTGGTGCTGCTCACCTTCTCCAAGGCCGGTGAGCTGACCATGTCCAAGATCGGCGAGCGGCTGATGGTCCACCCGACGTCCGTCACCAACACGGTCGACCGGCTGGTCAAGTCCGGTCTGGTCGACAAGCGGCCCAACCCCAACGACGGGCGCGGCACCCTCGCCTCGATCACCGACAGGGGCCGCGAGGTGGTGGAGGCCGCGACCCGCGACCTGATGGAGATGGAGTTCGGCCTCGGGGCGTACGACGCGGAGGAGTGCGCAGAGATCTTCGCGATACTGCGCCCGCTGCGTATCTCGGCCAGGGACTTCGAGGAGAGCTGA